Within Populus trichocarpa isolate Nisqually-1 chromosome 6, P.trichocarpa_v4.1, whole genome shotgun sequence, the genomic segment TTCCTGTACCAATCTGCATCCTTCTATGCTCGTCAATTATGAGTTGGCTTAAGAAAGACAAACCAGGAAAGTGTTAGAAGTTGGCAGATGATAATCCATGGTTAATGTTACATGGTAGAAATTGACCTCGTGGTCTATTTGCAAGCAAATCAAAGGATAACAAGGGAAGGGAATTTTGTTTGCAATGGTGGACGTTCATGATGGAACTTAGTAGTGGTGTATCTGATGATGTTAGGGCACGCACAACACAATTGATTTAACATTTATTATTCCATCATACATGTACATGTTGTTGTTGCTATAGCTGGTGCTGTAGTTTGTCTAGCGTTGGAAGGCAACAGATCTGGCCAGCCGCCATTATAGTGGCGGCATGCTATAAGAATGTTGCACGGGAACCAGGATAATATTTGGGGCAGCATTGGTTTCCAGCCGAGGGCTAGttacatatttaattttgtggACTAAGTTGTAAACATCAATGTCATATTTCATTGGGATGGAATCATGCTGCCTTTGTGGCCGTAAGTTTCTCCCTACAGCTTCACCATAATTTCATACTTGAAAAAATCTCACGTGATGGTTGGATGAACTTAGACAAACCAGTCATGTTTCCATGGAATTGTTCGTTCTTTCCTTGAacccctccctccctccaaCAGTTGCTGTTTCAGAAAATTGGGGTCCAAATTCTCAATGATCCTTCAAGGAAAAACCTTTCAATCATCGGACAGTGAATGAGTGAGTGTCACCGGTGAAATTATCATTTTCCGTTATGACGGATGTATATGTTATCCCACCAGTATAAATGAAGAACAGTTCACTGTTCACACAAGTTATTGGCAATTTGTTTTCGTTGGATAAATAAGTCTCatacgattttttttttgttcaatcaaAATCACACCGGAAGAAAACCTCTCAAAACAGATGAATAAGAAGCGTTGCATCACGATGCATGTATATTCTGTGTTACCATCTGCAGTCCAGCTCAGCACCACGTGACCTTAACAAGCTCCACGTCAGATACCAGGTTAATGGGTCCTCCGTTTTGCCTTGCATcctgtgttttttcttctgaataattttattttgttttgaataattttttattgattatttttaattttatcccttattatttgatttcatttgatttttacatcaaatattgttatttgttttttttattgatttttatttttaatttcatccctcaacattttatttcattttatttttatgtcaagcttgatcttcattattttaattactacacttttttttttttttgcttttaatcatttttaaaattgattgtttttttaattttatcatttaatattagattggttgaaaattgagcttcatgttTTTTCTGGTGTGGtgatctcagtctcatgacccgagtcacagGTATGAAATGCTAACTCAGATTGATAtcagtctttttttattatcttttttacaccgatttttttttttatcattcaatattgaattttttaaaaattaagcttcgtgatttttattatttttatttttataagattatctcgCTCTCATAAATTAGGTTGAGTGCCTAGTGGGTTTGCCCAATTTAGCTCCATTtgtttttggtcattttttaaaattaaatatttttccagctccacctttttacatttttttttggaattgggCTTCATAATTCTTGTTATTTGCTTTCAATTAGATTCTTTCGTTCACATGATTTGGCTTGCAAGGTTCAGAGGCCTTACTtgagttcgttgatgttttattttttcggggtttttttgttgacttattttttattattattattattattctacatTTGGACTGATGGTAATTGggcatcaatatttttttttctttctatgaggttaacCCGACCTCATGGCCCATGTCTCAAGTTTTccatgttaactcgggttgattaagattattatttttttattttattttcaacatttagaTTGTTTTGGAATTGtgctacataattttttttaaccgttatcaccttttctttctaaGTTCTATTCATTTATTGTCATTAAATCAAACCatctcattgaatttttttaaaaaaaatattagcaactcctgaatagaaaaaaaaaaaaaaacagcccaaTACGAGGTAAAGCATGCTAGGGACGAACAATGAACTTTTTACACGTAATTAAGGTAGCAAAAGCCAGTATGTGAGTTTCATCCTCGTTGACCTTCTTTCAGAAATAAATTGTTATTGACAGTTGACACATTATGATAAAACACAAGAAATCATGGACAAGGAAGGACACACACATACAGGAAAAGGCTGACGCCACTCAAATTAAGCTATTTTGTGCTATTagcacaaaaatatttaaattatagtgAAATAACACAACTCGAAAAAGTAGTGgggaaataacataatttaatggTTGTCGCTgttacaatttaattttggattctaaaaattgtttttataaaaaatattttttttattcaaaaacccAATAATatcagaaatttaaaatttaaaaatattttcaggaaTAAACCTttgagttgcaaaaaaattaaaataccagaAAAATAGTTAGATTAAGGTATGTTGACAAGATGGGctgaaaaatgatttaaataaagtttaaggttgaaatctgatttgaacaaaattaaaagaattaattaagtttaaaaacttaattaaacttctaatggTTTTGGAGGATTCAATcgaggacttaattgaagaaaaatcaactttGAAGGCCTAATTTGGATCAATCTGCAAAGATTGAAAGATTAGGgacacaattaaaattttaaaaggctAAATTAGTGcaatcaaggacttaattgaaataaatttaaaatataaagttcaattGAGGATCACATTGAAGAAATCCAGAACCATTGACCATTTTATAAATAGTTCTGAAATTTGAGGATTTAATCGAAAAAGCTGGCTAAGGGTGAAATTGCTAGGAATCTAAAATATTAGGGCTGATTGAGAGCTCCATTGCAAAGTACTAcaagtttaaggaccaaattaaaaaagatcatAATTTTACTATTCATGGTCTCCTTCccctaaaacaaaagaaaaacgatGCGCAAATGCTTACATTTCAGAACTAATTTCTCCCTCATCCTTTTACCATACAACacaaattttatatcaaataaactcGTAAATACTCTCCCAAAAACACTACCAAGCACAACGCTGCTTGCAAAAACAGCCTTATGTCCCTTTGTTAATTGTAAAATAGAACAAGCTTTTGTCACTAACttcaataaatatatagttgGTATCTATTCTCTAACATTAAAGGTTAAGATCCCATTTACTTATAAACCCTGGTGCAACACCGTGAGCAGTCCATCGTACACCCTCAAACAACAGTATTTCGAGGAAGAACCAGCAGTAGCAGCGTGCACCAGCTCCAGCAGCATCACAGTCTAGCTCCAGCAGTTGCAGCAGCGTAGAACTCTCCCAAAACCGGTGCGGCAGAGTTAGTGAGGTatatcctttttgttttgttttgttgaagTTGCACTGTTGCAGTCATGGTAGTTATTTGCATATAACAGCTTAATGCTCTTGTTTGGTCAAGAAATAATGTGTGTAACAGATAAGGTTTTAGCATGTTTAAATGTTTTGGAAATAAGAAGGTGTTGCATACAATTATTAGGTTGATCTTTAAAGCATGGTGGgctttcttgtttctttatttatgGATTTGGGCTTTTAATCTCCTttgcttttaaagaaaaaagaaggttgGGTCATTCTCTCTTTTAGCCCATTTTAACCAAGCTTGGTTTTGTGTTAAGAAGCCCAACCCGTAGGGTTTGAGTTGAGCCTACAAGGCGTGTAAGGCCATGTTTGGCTTGAtagaaatttatcaaaaatacttGCAATTTTTGTGTCAATAAGGTTTGTTTGACAAACGAGTTCCAATAAAATTTTCAAgccatgtatttatttttataggttttttctaAACATcaccttaatttaattttaataaatttttaaagttttgaaagattattttgcaattaatttttgagttctctattttttttttatcctctcgTATTTAGTATTTGGAATTATAATTTCCATACAAAGTacttttatgatattaaataaatcattttttttttacaaaaacaacaaaatttactttaaaaaaatgtatttaaatatttttaaaattgaaagagaaaaaagccaaaaaacatttaataggaaaaaatggaagatatatttaaaaagaaaaagaaaaagaaaaaaagggctaTCTCCTTTACTATCTAGATGAACAGTGAAAGTGGCAGGGCAAACCCCAACTTTTCTAAGTATAGTAGTtaatttattagtatttttaacaCAAACGTtgcatatatattaataaaaacgttaaaattaattttaagaaaatgaaaagaatttgCAAGGGTTTAAAATCCAATCAAATATTATGTAAGAATAAGAtttgaataaaatcatatatattttaatgcacactaaatattattattaagaaaatactaaaaatatttttttgaatatattattatatattttaatgcatACCAATTATCattattgaaaattacaaatgactttacttttaatgaaaaaaataaaaagttttattatattttctatagAATGATAAgctcatatttaatatttaagaaattaaatttttgcatgtatttaattattattttttatttttgatatttgttttattaatgtttcATAGATTGTTTCAATAgttaacacttaaaaaatacaaatttcatTTGTcatgaaaaattctaaaaaataatatttaaatcattatataaaacaatattcttTATATCATGCTTTTATAAGAAAGTTTTATTTAACTCTGTTATCCTttactttcaattgttttttttttttaccagaaaagaaaaggttaatacaactatatgaaaaaataaataaattaatattcataattTCATATCATCACATGGACTATGGATCAATTAATGGACATTACAgtggatttaattaattatacaagtGAAGATGTGTGTTAAAGTTCTAAGAAATAATTACGAGTTATAATACCACATACATGGCATTGCTCATatgcatattaatattaatgttgcTGGCGTTTCTTGTAGGATACGATCCCTTTTATTCGAAATAACGTCatgaaatatcattttagtttttcttttccatatttTGTAGTATTTTGGTGGTATTTTCGGATAGTTTCCATGGATTTATATTATATCCAACTTTCAAGTGAAGTGAAAAATAGATTACGAGTTAAATTATTGATATAATCTCAAATTTTGGTCCCCAAATTAAATCTTCTCTCAATGCATTCTAAATATATCCACATGGgtaataatgaaaaagaaaatagttaaCCTAGAAAGATGTAGTTCAACTAATCAGATCCTGAGTTTGCTTTCTAGAGACCACCAATTCGAATCCTACAAATCTCAGGgttactggaggtttacatgatcgttaacttcaaggcccataaaattagtcgagatCCGAGTAAGCTTGCTTAAACATCCATATTaacctaaaaaagaagaagcaaatagCTTGGTTAActggaaaattaaagaaataagttTTAATTACTGGTGGAAAATTAAAGAGTACATCTTTACACAAGCTTTGCCAGTGGAAAAGTTTCAGCAGCAGCTGAGGAGATCATTAGGAGTAGATGTAGGTGGAAAATTAAAGAGTCCATcttgcaaatttatttttatatatttttcaaaaatatactttaaatcAAGATTACTAATTTCGTTATATTCCAGCCGTTATATTTcataccatttaaaaaaaaatagaataaattttatttcgtGTAGGATCTCCGGTCATTCTAGATTTCTCACTCAATTCCATCAAAGATGTTCCGGGTTTACTTTGTCCTTTCTATTCCagataaaaatttgataaaattaaagtgatttGGTATTTATTTGTTACAATTTAAGGGTTCAACAaaggtaaaaaattaatattattatattaataataatattaaaaaaacttattactattttcattaaaattattattgagtttttaaaattaaatttattactaatatatatgatttatattcatgtttGTACTTTGTAAGaattttagcaaaacaaaaaatgctTTAGATCCTCCTATTAGtcatgataatattaatttattgaataagtaaataatatagtttttttgaaggaaataatttaaattgagagataattgagatatttttgtctattttaACTTTAGtggatgaaattaataaaaataataattagttagAATATctagatgatgattttttttacatgttattacataaaattaagatttttatttttatattaatgatgtgaatgatgtttgatttatgtttattttttgaattaaaactttttatttttataatattttgatattttatttgtgttgaattattttaaattgtagtTATTTTAGTATTGGTggtcgattatttaaaaatattttaaatctgaaaattatgtttagagtttatttcatataatttaaaattaataaatgtttAGATTTGAATAGAAAGAACTAAGAAGCGTACATACGTGAACACTTATAACTCAACTCAGATCAGGTAGGACCAGCGGAGCTGAATAACTATCGATAAAACGACAAAAGAGCACCCACCAATGACATCGGAAAAGATAACATTAACGACGTCATGTCAAAAAATGTTGCCGTCAAAAGAATGGCAGGCAGTAGCCCTTTAGTCCTCAGCCATCACTGACCCAACGAACCACCCACCCACAACGCGATACAAAAAGCCGCCATATTCCCAAGTAGACTCTGAAATTCCATCCCCCCCTCTCCCCTCTCTCTTTCCCTCACGATGAACCAAGAGCCCTCACAAACAGCCACCCTTCGCCGGAGAAACTCAATAGCCATGTCATTAGTTATCCCAACAAAGCTCTCCCTCCACCCCTCCTCCATCCTCCCTCCATCACACTTAAATGGCACCACACTTTCTCCCCTTGACATCTCCCTCCTTTCTCTAAAATCCTCTTCATCCTACACTTCTCTTAAAGACCTTCTCCCTTCCGCCACCGTTAACTCTCCGACATCTTCGAATTCCACCACCACATCCCCGTATGAAATTTCCATTCGCAACCGCCTTGTCAAACATGCTGCCTGGGCTTACCTCCAGCCCATGTCCCCCTCTGCTGATTCGTCTGGCCACTTCCTCCGACGCGTCTGGCTTCGGTTCTCCACCAAGAATCCCATCACTGCATGTTTTCGGTTCCTTAGTGGTCATGTTATTCCGAGCATAACAAGTGCTTTTGATCGGATCCTCCATGCCATTCGAGTCCACGTTAACAAATTGCAGTAACTCAGTCTCAATTTCAGTTTCAATGCGTATCTGAGTTATATGACCCAGAAATAatgtagaaagaaaagaaagaaaaaatcatgtatatacaagaaaatgaaagaataattgGGATTCAATttggaaatgaagaaaagaaggacgtctaaagttttttttttttttttttttaattcttcctatctttttttttcgcaagtttgttttttagtacagtttttcttttaatacatttttctttcattgttgAGTTGGTTTTGATCTTCGTAGCCTCGTACGAAATTGGTGGAGCTTTTCATTGACATTAGGATCAAGGTTAGTTGAGTTGTCCGTGTCCATTGCGGTAACAGATTCTGTTTCCTCATTGAGGTGGACTTGTACTCGTTTGGATTTTTGTGATCCTGCAACTTCTCGGTTGATTGTGCTGCTGCCAGGCGTTGTCGGTGGTCTTGGTGGCGACTTGGAGTTCTTGCTTGTATTCTTGGCCAATGATGGTAACTCATTTGGAGACGTAGCACTAGGTTCATCGCCATTGCTCTTCTGCAAGGTTGGTTCGAGAAATCACAGCTAGTTTAGTTGATCAAGGTTAGTGTTTTTATGTATATTAAGAGCtgtgattatatataatatcaaagaAACCAAAGTTGTGAATGCATGTGCGTGTCTGTTTATTAATGAATACCAAAATTGTCAATCTGCTCTATTTACAAATACAATGTGCTTAACCTGTTGATTCTGAAGTTGGATCCAATTCACTAGTTCTAAAGCCTGTAGTGTGTTTAATGACAGATGTTTCTTCCTGAAGATCTGGGCAGTCCATTACAAAGCTATAGCCTATGGGGACGAGAGCTTTTTATGAACTGTTAGGTTGGTAACGATAGTGTGTGATGGGAGTTTGAATTTGAGCATAAATACTTTGAGGGTTGGAGAGTGATAAAGTCGTCAGGTTTTTTACAAGCTAGATACCCTTTGAAGAAAGAGTGGAATTTGTGGGATGCAGATATGCTAAGCAATAAAGAATATTGGCAGGGCAGGGGCAAGGCAAGAAGGAACAACAAATGCAACTAGCATCATTGTCCAACATGGCAAGTTCTATTTTGCTTGTGGAGGTGAAAGTGGTTGCTTCTAGCTAGTAATTACTTGTGCGTCCACTTTTGGAATCATTTTACTGATTCGATGGCTTgttttgaaggaaaaataatCTACCTCACTGTTGTTGTTTGTAAACTTTCCTGACTGACTCGCCAAGTATTGCAGAGCTTCAAAGAATTTAGTTTGCCCCAGTTCTGTGTAGTTATTCCAGTAGTAGATGGCAAAGTCCCAACCTCTAGCCTTCATCTCCTGTAGCTTCCTTTCGATACCCGTTTCATGCCTTGCTACCAAAGGTCTCAACAAGGTGTCATAGATATAGCCAGTTCCCTGCATTGAGCAAAGGTTTAACGTTATATGATTTGCTGAACTTGGTGAACAAAATTCCTTCCCCAGTCTCTTTTAACCATCTTCTCTCTTTACCTTTGTTTTTGGATGCCATAAGTAGATAAAAAATGCCAGCTTCACTTCACCATACATTGGCAACCTTCACcataaaatgagaataaaatcaGACACCACAAAACGGTGCTGCTGGGAATGTAAATAAGAACCTCAGAACCCTGCTTACCATGAAAGAAATATGTCTCCTATCCTCTCACAAACCGTTACAAGTGCAATAATGATCCTGCAAGGTTTAATAAGAATTACACTAATAATTCAATTGCAGAGcataaagataaaagaaaattcatgtATAAAGACGACGAATGGAACTGGAACACCCTTTTAATTTAAGCAATGATGATTTATGCAGTGTTACTACTGCTTTTAAGAAGTTACACCAGGATGGATCAGGGAATAGAGAACCCAACACATGATCCCCATCACCACCAGTAAAGATTTGGCTGTTCTCCATTCTAActcaaaatctcaatttttcttttcttttttctttctccatttctttcctttttctaataatttctgAAAAAGAATGGATTATTCACCTTGCTATCGCGAAAGAACATCAAACTAAACTTTCTGAGGAGACCTTGAATAGAATCAATTTCGACATAAAAATGAAGACCATGTCTGCTGGGTTGAATGAACATATGGGGACTTACCAATATTGACACCAgaatctaatttcttcaatatcCACGTTGTTCTTCTCCACAGATTTGAAACATTCAAATGCTGGGTATGCATATCCAAAAAGCAACCTGGCATCatccaaaaaaacacaatattcaaTTTCAAGAAACGtcattcaaaaaagaaaaggaaagagcaacaaagataaaaatcataGTGAAACAACAGAAACAAACGAAacaaaaggggggggggggggggggggaagatgAAGGAATATTGTTGAATAACGTACACAAGAAATCTGATGATGAAATCTCCTACCATCCTTAATCTCTGATCATACACTCTCCAAAATTACTGAAACACCTTTAAGAGAAAATTCTCAACATTCAATCAATATGCGAAAAAGAACGGTAAACCAAAAGACAAAAGTTGAcatccaaagaagaagaagaagaagaagaagaagaagaagataaagcacctgtaaataaatgaattacCAAAAGAAGAGACTACCAACACCAATGAACTTGCAATGATCAACTTGTGCAAAGAAACAAACTCTTGAAGAAGCTTTCACGTGAAGAATTCTTCAAGCTCTGCATTATAGAAAGATATAAATCAACCAAACATGGGATTAGTACAGTGATTATAGATTCTTTAGAAGAGAAATGGGGTTTAAACCTTTTGAGAGAGGGATCTCTGTTTCTGCGAATAATGGCAAGAAAATCCGCAGAGACGTGAGAGCAGAGGACAGACAaaaattctttataaaaaacagaattaatgtgtgtgtctatatataggAAAAAGGGCAGCAGCCCTGTAGTTAATTAAAGAAGAGAATAGCGAGggggaaaggagaaaaaaatggagaaggGAGGGATTTCTTGCAATGGACGCctctctaatattttttaagtggaGGGAAAGAGGGGATTGTTTTGGGATTCTGCCAACGGATTCACCGTTTGGCAGTTAAAGTTTCCTGTTTCCTGAGGGTGTCTCTGTCATTTAGTTCAGGACCATAAGAAATGGAGGCAGTTTTGGTAAAGCTCCAGTTTAGGGCAATCTCCATGTAATTTGCTTCCTAAGCCATATAATAAATTCTTCCTCTTTTCTCCATAATTGGTTAATTGTATGTGAACATTGTTTTTCATctctttaattgaaagaaagaatatatttataagtttgTATCACTAATTTCATCTCTTTAATTCCCTCAATCTCATTTTCAGATAACAACAACCGAAAATAGATGGATTAGTTGTTAGATTTATCTACTTAAATGGGTGGCAAATTATCATTTcagatattaataaaatattctcGTGCAAGAAATTAAGAGATCAAAGCCATGCATCCTTGTTCTAGAGCTAGCTGGAAAACAAACATGCAAGTCAAACGTGGAATCACGTcccatatatatgtgtgtgtgcgcgcCCCCGAATCAAACGTGCAAAAGTATGTCAGCATTTTAATGTATACTCTTACAGATTTCTTACCACAAAAAAGCCGAGCAACAGAGAAACTACATTAACAGGCATTGACTTTGGAAACATGAGACCTTAATTCAGGTAGTTGACAGGTAAAAAAACATAGGAGATCTACTCGATCGTACTTTAGTGTGTTGTTGTATGCCAAAAGTTGATCGATGCCATATCCAATTCCAAGCGGCATGGAGAGCCAATCAGGAAAACAAACCAACCTCCATATTTTCAATTCTTACCTCTTTCCACAACTACATAAGCATCAATTGTTTTATCTTCAATTCTCTATTTACTGTCAAATGCTATAAAATACTGTCAAATAACCAACTAAACGgtctaaaatgataaaaaaaaaaacagacagaaTACATTTTGAAATAAGTCCACACTCCAGTCAACGTATTGGCAATGTCACTAGCTAGGATTTTAGGAAATACCACGAAgttctttatttcattttttatatatgagggaaaaaaaacctagtCTGGTCATGATCTTCAAGTTTAGCTAGAGGTGGTTTAGGTTAGTTTAACTCCAATTCCAAACAAAATATAGAGGGgtgaacttgaaaaaaaattgatttaaaaaaagatagaaaaacaaCTAACAAACCAGGCACTTAATTAGATAATGTGAATGAAAATAGAAAGCAAGCCGGTAAAGATTACGAAGCTCAATTCCAAAACAACTCAATGCTGAAGGATGAAATGTAAcaactattaaattaaaaaaattctaaaatatatctGAGTCAACCCGAGCTAACCTTCCAAACTCACAGTCTAAGTGATGGAACTATGATAAATGAATAGAAAGGAATTAAAGGGAATCACGAAGCCCAATACCAAAAAACTCCAAccttgaaggatgaaacttaaaaagaaaattaatttccaaccgatctaatattgaatgataaaatcagaaaaaaaaaattaatttaaaaaatttaccaaagtaaatttaacaaagaataatgacaaataaaaataaccaagaTAGCCCgagtaattttcaaaatttataaaaaaatctatagaaagaaaataaataaaataacatagcccaatctccaattgaataaatgttgaatgataaaactaaaaaaacatgagttttaaaaaaggcgaaaaaaaaaaactaggcaaACTCAGGCAAACCTCCTAAATTTCggttaatctctaaaactcgtAACCCATAAAATCCTAGACCCGGACTCAATAAAAAACCTCAATtcctaaccaatttaatgttgaaggatgaaattgaaaaacaaatcaattaaaaaaagctgtcacaataaaaaaaatagcaatcaaaagaatatgaaacaaatttgataagaaaaaacataagaagtatgaaatttatttacataaaattaaaaaaactatttcaaataaaacaaataacaataaaaaaataagactaaatttgaaatataaaaaattgaagggggatgaaactgaaaagaaaatctatttttataaattat encodes:
- the LOC7466005 gene encoding putative HVA22-like protein g — protein: MVGDFIIRFLVLLFGYAYPAFECFKSVEKNNVDIEEIRFWCQYWIIIALVTVCERIGDIFLSWLPMYGEVKLAFFIYLWHPKTKGTGYIYDTLLRPLVARHETGIERKLQEMKARGWDFAIYYWNNYTELGQTKFFEALQYLASQSGKFTNNNSEKSNGDEPSATSPNELPSLAKNTSKNSKSPPRPPTTPGSSTINREVAGSQKSKRVQVHLNEETESVTAMDTDNSTNLDPNVNEKLHQFRTRLRRSKPTQQ